One genomic window of Mercenaria mercenaria strain notata chromosome 2, MADL_Memer_1, whole genome shotgun sequence includes the following:
- the LOC123564165 gene encoding cell surface glycoprotein 1-like — MAGTAGAALFGIVLLSACPVVDAADTTGLIIAGTVAGVVLLLLCAGVAIVCFYKRQSLNEQEDKHRHRKNKHKVFVANGVPPPHKHYAKRHHANGFIHNSAPQMPPPPMMTSVPMPRPPPPAYVESVPAPPLRVPYATYHGPPPEMRYQMQGQSRPGTMSGPPPIVIPFETTGGAGGTVTVRPDPRPVVHKRSKYKRRERIDTNDEHRRSPSKHRSPSRHRHKSQEFIVQQSYDGIPVIRPVIYIDDDEEDRHRHRSKSRDRHHKKNTPSPKEGAQITEISDEPQVTIIRAEAEVNTDQTSQSRILTPPPTQTERSRASSVTEAVNALRMSVKDHLDDDNVSTSSHSSKAPSFGWTQSEQRAPDPVAGDVIFYPAGTQVETSRHTEPHAIQKEDVYSYTKVIRSSAKASEPLPPESPIPAREPTSHSNEGYEVPKDIRRSATGTRDEEKHYQTEHDPVIGPYSDIGTSMSDRLQHLVEDGDKSRFSHYNVGAINFAEEEGDEEPVQMRVKRPDTPPSDIPRESFYSKVIKRPKSPPNDIPIVSPRESTEVPPLNLTSTVNSPREQSYRPSTPPKDFPITPQSSFIRPRPSTPPTDFPMTPKDSGVSARPATPPYDGLDTSRVGETQRSTAVDPTTGEPGSFQARQRLIEAHLMKNAQPGPSGSGATAKPAQSSVPKPAFTPAPQPPPVPVVTVTPGVVPPAPPPPPLPR; from the exons TTGTTGATGCAGCAGACACTACGGGTTTGATCATAGCCGGAACCGTCGCGGGGGTAGTTTTGCTCTTATTGTGTGCTGGAGTGGCTATCGTCTGCTTCTATAA GCGCCAAAGTCTGAATGAGCAGGAAGACAAACATCGGCACAGAAAGAACAAACATAAGGTGTTTGTAGCTAATGGGGTCCCTCCTCCACATAAGCATTATGCGAAACGACATCACGCTAACGGTTTCATACACAATTCCGCACCACAGATGCCACCTCCGCCCATGATGACTTCTGTGCCTATGCCAAGACCGCCGCCGCCGGCATATGTTGAATCAGTACCTGCGCCGCCATTAAGAGTACCATATGCCACCTACCACGGACCGCCGCCAGAAATGCGGTATCAGATGCAAGGTCAGTCTAGACCCGGAACGATGTCCGGTCCGCCACCAATAGTGATTCCTTTTGAAACGACCGGCGGTGCTGGTGGAACCGTTACTGTCAGACCGGACCCACGACCCGTCGTCCACAAAAGGTCAAAATACAAGAGACGTGAACGGATAGATACAAATGACGAGCATAGAAGATCTCCAAGTAAACACAGGTCGCCGAGCAGACATAGACACAAGTCACAAGAATTTATTGTCCAGCAATCGTACGACGGAATACCTGTGATCCGACCAGTAATATATATTGACGACGATGAAGAAGATAGACATAGGCACAGATCAAAATCACGTGATCGGCATCATAAGAAAAATACTCCATCTCCAAAAGAAGGAGCTCAAATAAC tGAAATATCGGATGAGCCTCAG GTTACAATAATACGTGCTGAAGCAGAGGTAAACACTGACCAAACATCACAGTCAAGAATATTAACTCCGCCTCCAACACAGACGGAGAGATCACGTGCCTCGTCTGTAACAGAGGCTGTCAATGCATTGCGCATGTCTGTAAAAGATCATCTTGACGATGACAATGTTTCCACGTCTTCTCACTCATCAAAGGCACCATCATTTGGATGGACACAAAGTGAGCAACGAGCCCCAGACCCTGTAGCTGGTGATGTTATTTTTTATCCTGCTGGTACGCAAGTAGAGACAAGCCGTCATACTGAACCTCATGCTATACAAAAAGAAGATGTTTACAGCTATACCAAAGTAATAAGATCTTCGGCAAAAGCTTCAGAACCCCTGCCGCCAGAAAGTCCAATACCAGCCCGGGAACCAACTTCTCATTCAAATGAAGGCTACGAAGTTCCAAAGGATATAAGACGATCGGCAACAGGCACTCGAGATGAAGAGAAGCATTATCAAACAGAGCACGACCCTGTGATAGGTCCCTACAGTGATATTGGCACATCCATGTCAGATCGCCTGCAACATCTAGTAGAAGATGGTGACAAATCGAGGTTCAGCCACTACAATGTGGGAGCGATCAATTTCGCCGAGGAGGAGGGGGATGAGGAGCCAGTTCAGATGAGAGTAAAACGCCCCGACACCCCTCCTTCTGATATACCACGTGAGAGCTTCTATTCAAAAGTTATAAAACGACCAAAATCACCACCAAATGATATACCAATAGTATCTCCTAGAGAATCAACCGAAGTTCCTCCATTAAATCTTACAAGCACAGTGAATTCACCCCGTGAGCAAAGTTACAGACCATCGACCCCTCCCAAAGATTTTCCCATTACTCCACAGTCATCTTTTATAAGACCACGCCCTAGTACCCCTCCAACAGATTTTCCCATGACACCCAAAGATTCTGGTGTTTCTGCACGTCCAGCTACACCACCATATGATGGATTAGACACAAGCAGGGTAGGAGAAACACAAAGGTCAACAGCAGTTGACCCGACAACAGGTGAGCCAGGATCGTTCCAGGCTCGGCAGAGGCTTATTGAAGCTCATTTAATGAAGAATGCTCAACCAGGACCTTCAGGTAGTGGGGCTACTGCAAAACCTGCTCAAAGTTCAGTCCCTAAACCTGCATTCACCCCTGCACCTCAGCCCCCACCTGTTCCTGTTGTTACAGTAACACCAGGTGTGGTTCCCCCTgcacctcccccaccccctcttCCTAGATAA